The genome window ATGATGGCCGTCAGCCCCACCTATCAGAATCGAGATGCGGGACACGCCGTTTAATTGCCATTGAGTAAACCGCTTATGAATATCAGTCGTTTTAAGACATTCGCCCCGTTCATCTAAGCTTACACGGAAAGTGCCCTCTGATGCCTTGAGCAGGGCGGCACTTTCTTTATCAGAAGTCGTCTTTTTAAGATACTGAATGGAACACTTGCTGTAGCGAGATAGTCGCTTTTGGTATTCAGAAATGCCACTTTGTGCATATGCCAATGAGGGTTTTCCGATGCAAGATATCAAGTAGTCCATCCTTGTACAAATACCAGGAAATGAAAGGGGTCACCACCAAAAGCACGAATGAGACGAAAAGAATTGTTTCATTAAACCCGGATGATGCAATAGACTGCGTAAAAGATACGTAAGAGCTTGAGTCGAAGGGAGTAGAGAGGAGATGAAGAGCTATCAAAAGGTGATACCTCCAATCGGCATTATGCTCCATGCGGCCAAGAACTTGTCTAGACTTTCCTGATTCTATGGCATCATTCGAGTTAAACCGCTGATGAACTCTAATAAACACGAAATGTGACAGTAAGCGCCAGAACAGTCAATTTCTCCTAAAGTATAGTTTACTATTTCTTTGGTGTTTATTCGTGTGTTTTGTGGTTACTAATAAATTCTCTAATTCTCTGCGCATCTCAGCGATCTCCTGTTCAAAAATCTTCTCTTTTCTGTATGGAAAAGACCTTGTCAGCGAACGGTACCCATCTAACCTGTTGCTCTAACTTTCAAAATTTATGCCACCGAAGAAACAAGCCGTTAAGAAGAAAGCATACGCTGCTGCTGGTGTTGATGTAGACCTTGGTAATAAGGTTAAAAAGAACATTGCTCGTAAAATTAAGGGAACCATGAGACCTGAAGTGCTCAGTAAAATCGGTGGTTTTGGAGGGCTCTTCGATGGACGGTTTAAAAGTTTTAAGCATCCAGTTTTGGTGTCCAGTATTGATGGCGTGGGCACCAAACTCAAAGTGGCTTCCATGATGAATAGTCACCATACCATTGGTGAGGATTTGGTAAACCACTGCATCAATGACATTGCCGTAATCGGTGCGGAACCTCTTTTCTTCCTGGACTATTTTGGAACTGGTGAACTGGATACAAGCATTTTTGCGGATATAATCGCAGGGCTGACCCGGGCTTGTAAAAAAGCAAACTGTGCTCTCATTGGTGGGGAAACAGCTCAAATGCCCGGACTTTATC of Verrucomicrobiota bacterium contains these proteins:
- a CDS encoding 23S rRNA (pseudouridine(1915)-N(3))-methyltransferase RlmH, producing MDYLISCIGKPSLAYAQSGISEYQKRLSRYSKCSIQYLKKTTSDKESAALLKASEGTFRVSLDERGECLKTTDIHKRFTQWQLNGVSRISILIGGADGHHSELRKESDWLWALSPMTLQHELALLVLLEQLYRVETISTGTPYHRE